GGCCTGGTCGATCGAGACGGCGCGGCTCGCTCGCCAACACAATGACGCGAACATCGTCGCGGTTGGTGCAAGGCAACACACCTATGCCGAAATCCTCGAAATGATCCGGGTCTTCTTGGCGGAGCCGTTCACCGGTCTTCCGCGGCACCAGCGCCGCATCGACGAGGTCGCCGCCTACGAGGCGTCGCGCTGACCATCGAATTTTCACCGACGAGTTCCCCGCCTCCCGCCCGGCTGTCCACTGTTGTGGCGCCCGGTCGCTGGTTTACCCTGCGGTCGGTCGGGTCCGGAGGAAGCGATGCCTGAGGGGCACACTGTTCACCGGCTCGCGCGAGTCATCACGGAGCTGTTTCGCGGGTCCGCGCCAATAGCTTCGAGCCCGCAGGGCCGGTTCGCGGGCGGCGCCGCGCTGATTTCCGGGCGCATGTGTGCGGGCGCGGAGGCGTACGGAAAGCAGCTATTCGTCGCTTTCGAGTCCGCCGATCCCTTGTTCATGCAGGTGCACTTGGGCCTTTACGGATCGTGGACGTTCGCCGGAGACGGCACGGTCGCCGTTTCGCACGCCATTGGTGCGCCGCGCAAACGGGTAGGGGAGAAGGACACGAACCTGCCCGCGGGGGTCGCCTTTCCGCCGCCGCCGCGCGGGCAGGTGCGCGTGCGATTGTTGGGGCAGCACGCCGTGGCGGATCTGACGGGGCCCGCGGTGTGCAAGGTCATCACTGATGCCGAGCGGCAAGCGGTGATCGCGCGACTGGGACCAGATCCCATCCGCCCCGACGCGGATCCGCGTCGGTTCTTTGCCGCGATCGACCGGCGGTCAACGCCTATTGCGGTTGCGCTGATGGATCAGTCGGTCATCGCCGGGGTTGGCAACATCTACCGGGCGGAATCGCTTTTTCGCGCCGGGCTGGACCCGCATACGCCAAGCCGGAAGGTCGCAGCGGCGAGGGTTCTCGCGCTGTGGTCAGATCTTGTCGAGACAATGCGCCGGGGCGCCGCGACGGGAACGATCGTGACGACGCACGATCGGGATTCGGCGGGCGGTCCGTTCTACGTCTACCGCCGCCAGGGCTTGCCCTGCCTGGTGTGCGGCAATGCGGTGCGGGCGGAGGAATTGGCGGGTCGAAAACTGTACTGGTGCCCCTCATGTCAACGGGGGTAGGGGCCAGTTCGACGCTGCCGATTTTGCCGTTGCGCTGCCGATTAGATCACGTATTCAACGAGGAGCGCCGGGTCTTCCAAAGGTTCACCGGCGGTTCGCCGTCTTGCCGCCCGCGTCTTAGCTGGCACGCCGATCGCTACGGTTCCGGCCGGGACGTCTTTGACGACCACAGCGTTCGCCCCGATCTGCGATCCGTCGCCGATCCACACCGGTCCAAGGATTTTCGCGCCCGAGCCAACAACTACGCAGTCGCCGAGGGTTGGGTGGCGCTTGCCGCGGGACATGGAGCGTCCGCCGAGCGTGACTCCGTGAAACAGGACAACATCGTCGCCGATTTGGGCTGTTTCTCCAATGACAACGCCCATGCCGTGGTCGATGAACAGCCGACGTCCGATACGTGCACCGGGGTGGATCTCCACGCCGGTCAGCGTGCGGTTGAGCTGAGATACCAATCTGCCGACGAGCCTGCCCCCGGGCCGGCGCCACAGCGCGTGCGCGACGCGGTGCCCCCACACGGCGTGCAGGCCCGGGTATGACAGCACGATTTCCGCGGTAGTCCGGGCCGCGGGGTCCCCGCGTCGCACGGCATCAACATCCTCGCGGATCGTTTCCAGGATGCGTCCCAATCGGCTCATGCAAGCGGTTCCTTCTGCGGTGTTCTGGCGAGACTGGGCGTGGTGCCCGGGAAAGTGGCTAAGGCGCGGTTCGCGGTGCGACCATTGTGGGGCCGCGCCGCGAACCGCGCCAAACAGCTGCGCTAACAGGTGAGATCAGTCGGACAGGCCTTCGAATAGCGGGGTCGACAGGTAGCGCTCGCCGAAGTCGGGGACGATCACGACGACGTTCTTTCCCGCATTCTCGGGCCGGGCGGCAACATCCAGCCCGGCGCGGATCGCCGCGCCGGAGGAGATGCCAACCAGCAGCCCCTCGGCTGCCGCGGTCTGCTTGGCCGTATCGATTGCGACCTGGGAAGGAACCGCGATGACCTCGTCATAAATGTTGGTGTCAAGCACCTCTGGAACGAAGTTGGCACCAATCCCCTGGATCTTGTGCGGCCCGGCCTGTCCCTCGCTGAGCAGCGGAGATTCTGCGGGCTCCACCGCGACGATCTTGATGTCCGGGTTGTGTGCTTTGAGGGCCTCGCCCGCACCGGTGATGGTCCCGCCGGTGCCGATGCCTGCGACCAGGATATCGACCTTGCCGTCGGTGTCGTTCCAAATCTCTTCACCGGTCGTCTTGCGGTGGATCGCGGGGTTGGCGGGGTTGGCGAACTGGCTTGCCAGGATCGCGCCGGGGCGTTCGGAAGCAACCTTTTCTGCTGCCGCCACAGCGCCCTTCATGCCCTCCGATGCGGGAGTGAGGATCAACTCGGCGCCGAAGGCGCGCAACAGGGCACGGCGTTCCTTCGACATGGATTCGGGCATGGTGATCACGACGTTGTAGCCGCGGGCGGCCCCGACCCATGCCAGGGCGATCCCGGTGTTGCCGGAGGTTCCTTCGACAATCGTTCCGCCGGGCTTCAGGGCCCCTGATTCCTCCGCCGCATCGACGATCGCGACACCGATGCGGTCCTTGACCGAGTTGGCTGGGTTGTAGAACTCGAGCTTCGCAAGGACGTTGGCGTCGATGCCATCGGCTAGCTTGTTGAGGCGAACAAGTGGAGTGTTGCCGACCAATTCCGTTGCGTTGTCGAAAATGCGAGACATGTGTGGTTTCTCCTCGTGAGGTGTGTGCATGCAGAGGTACTGTGCGCGTGTGCCCGAATGGCTTTGCGGGGTGTGTGGGCGAGCGGCCGTGTCGCTCGGTTGCGGTGGTGCCGCAGGCATCAACAACAGCGACAACATGCGCGGGCAGTGAGGCAAGTGCCTGCCATCTGCGTGCGCACGATTCGAACTCCTGTGTTGGCTTGTGAGGAGGCGCTCCTTGGTTTGCGCCTTCGTCGATCATACGCGCTAGGTGCCGACGTAGCGCTATACGACGTCGCGATTCGTCTCACGATGTGGAACGGGGCCTACCTTACGATCATTGCCACCCACAGCAGCGTGGAGGCGGCGAGGCAAGCGGCGATGAAAACCCGAAGGAACTGGAACCAGTCGAAGCGGCCCTGTTTGCCGTCGTGCCCGCCATCGCCGCGCCCGGGGCGGCTCACGCGTCCGGTTCTCTTGGCGGCCCTGATGTCCGCGCGAATCGCGCGCCTATCGCGATGGGACAGTCCGCGGGGCCCGTTTTGTCCGCCGGGGAGCTGCTTGCGCGAATCGCGAACCTTGTATTCTTCGGGCTCGTGAGAGCCTGTCCCGCCCATGCGGTTCGAAACCCAGGGATCCAGTGGCGCCATGAAACCATTGTGACAGTTCTTTATGGATAGGTACCAAAGAGTGCAGGATGCTTGCGTCCGCCGACCGCCTTGCGGCCGCGATTCGTGCGGAAGCTCGCCGGGTCGGCCCGGGTTTGCGTGGAGCGGACGACGGGAATCGAACCCGCGTAATCAGTTTGGAAGACTGAGGCTCTACCATTGAGCTACGTCCGCAGGGCGCACTTTGGCGGTGCGTCCGCGTAGAACTATACCAATATGGGGCCCCGTTGCAGAATCGTTGCGATGGTGGGCGTTCGTGTAGGACGGGTTTCGTGGAGCGCTGCCGGGCGCCGCGTTTGGACTACTGACGATTCGCCATCCTTGGCTTCGCACGGCTACACTTGCCAGCGGTCGCGGTTCGGGCAAATGCCCTGAGCGAGCGGGGTGTGGCGCAGGTTGGTAGCGCGTCCGCTTTGGGAGCGGAAGGTCGCAGGTTCAAATCCTGTCACCCCGACAAATAGGAGGTCTGGCGTTTGCCGGTCGACCAGCGCGCGCTCTGGCCGGTTGAGTCGAGCGCGATGCGGTCGTAACGATCCCGCGCGCCTTGTCATTGATCTCGATACGCGCCTGCGGCGCACTCGATCGGCGGGGGGCGGCGCACTCGGTCAGCGGGGGGCGGCGCACTCGATCAGCGGGGGGCGGCGCACTCGATCAGCGGGGGGCGGCGCACTCGATCAGCGGGGGGCGGCGCACTCGATCAGCGGGGGGCGGCGCACTCGATCAGCGGGGGGCGGCGCACTCTATCAGCGCGCCCGCGGCCACTTGCTCAGCGGCTCGACCGAATACCCCGCCGCCCGCAAAGAGCGATACAAAGTTTTCACACTGAAGCCTCACAGGAACGACCTGGGTCGGTGCCCCCTAATGGATATCAACAGGAATCCACCGACGTTAGGAACCGGCCATGGCTACCCTCACCATGATCGCTGCAGACATAGTTGCGATCACCGTTTTGACATTCGCGATGTACTTCCGCCGCCACCGCAGGCGCGATCTGGTGGTCGCGTTCCTGGGCGTCAATATCGGCGTCTTGGCCGTCGCGATCGAACTGGGCCAAACGTCAGTCGGAATGGGTCTGGGCCTTGGCCTGTTCGGAGTCCTGTCAATCATCCGGCTGCGCTCGACGGAGATATCGCAACGCGAGGTCGCCTACTATTTTTCGGCCCTCGCGCTCGGCCTGATCGCGGGCTTGACCACCGCGGTCAATCCGGTCACGCTCGCACTCATGGCGGCGATAGTCGCGGTCATGTGGATCGGGGACAGCCCGAAGATGTTGCGCGGATACCGTTCGCAGGTCGTCGTCCTCGACCATGTTTACTCGGGCAGGACCCGCATCGCGGCGGCACTCGAAGAGCTGCTCGACGCGGACATTGAGGACTTCACGGTGCAAAAGACCGACACGGTCAACGATTCAATGATTGTCGAAGTGCGATACCGCACCAGGCCCGAACCCGCACGGGGAAGCCTAAGCGATCCCGAGGAAGCGGCGCTGGCGCGCCTGGCCGGGAGGCCGGGGGAGGTGGCACGGTGAACTCGTCCATAATTTCCGATTTGGCCAAGGACCTTCCCCTCATCGGGCTGGATCAATTGCCGCCCGAGGCCGCACTACTGTCCAGGATCGACCGCAAGTACGTGATGGAACACGATCGCGCGATCGACCTTCTAAGAGCAGCGCAGCGGCGAGCGAACCAGCAGGCGGCAACCTACGGTTCAATCGTCGCCGGCGCGCAGGCGATCGCGCGATATCAGTCGCTCTATTTCGACACGCAAGATCGCGCGAGTTACCAGGGTGCCGCCGCCCGACGCAGGCGCCGTTTCAAGGTGCGCACGCGATCGTACCTGGATACCGGCACCAGCTTCCTCGAGGTGAAGACCAGGCAAAATCGCGCCGGGTCGGTCAAAACCAGGATCCCCATCGCCTTTGCCCCCGGCATGCACCAACTCACCGCCGTCGAACGCAACTTTGTCGATGAGCGCCTGCAGGACGCTCGGATCACGGCCACGGATGTGGGTGCGCTGGCGCCGGTCATCTCGACGCGCTACGACCGATTGAGCCTTTTGCAGCCGGACGGAGCCAGCCGCGTCACCATCGACACCGACTTGCAGTGGGGGGCGGGCGGCCAGATCACGACGGCCGGCGGGTTGGTAGTTGTCGAAACGAAATCCACAACGGGACGCAGCGAGTTCGACAGGCTCCTGTGGGAACGCAGGATCAGGCCCACGAAAATATCGAAGTTTGGCACCGGATGCGCACTGATGTGGCCGGAACTGCCGGGAAATGCTTGGGCTCGCGTCGTGCGGACCATCAACGGAGGGAAATGAAAATGGCTACGAAACTGAAGAAGACACGCAGGCGCGTCGGTATTGCGGCGGGTGCCGCAGCGGCGCTGATCGCGCTGGCCGCGTGCGGATCGGGAACCAGCGGGACCACCAATGCTGCGACGTCAACGCCCGCAGCCCAAACCGTCGCGGCGGGCCAAACGGCCGCGGAACTGATCGCTGCGAACGCGGATGTGAACGTCGTTGATTCTTCTGCCTGGGACGGGGCAACGCCAACGGAAGTGTCCTTGTCGGGGACGAATGCCACGGTTACCGGCGACAACGCCACCTCAGTTTCCACCTCGTCTGACGGGGTCACAACGATCAGCGCCGCTGGCGTGTACCGGCTTGGCGGGGACTCTTCCGGTCGCGTTGTGATCGATGCGCGGGACGAGGCCACCGTCATCCTGATCCTGGACAACGTCACAATCGACACCGACTTGGGCCCAGCTATTCAGGTTGATTCCGCTGACGCGGTTGCACTGGTGACCGCGGCAAATTCGCAAAACACCCTCAGCGACGCTTCGTCGTACGAAGAGGACGCGGATGCTAACGCGGCGGTCTATTCGCAGGCGGATCTGACGATCGCCGGAACCGGCGAACTGACTGTCAACGGGCGCGGGAATGATGGCATTTCGTCGCGCGACGATCTGGTGATCGCTTCGGGGACGCTCACGGTCACGGCGGCCGATGATGCGCTGGTGGGCAAGGACGCGGTGAAGATCGTTGACGGGACCATCACGCTCAATGCCACAGGCGATGGCATCAAATCGAGTCAGGACGAGGACGATACCAAGGGATTTGTCTGGCTGGCCGGTGGCTCGGTGAGTGTGACAGCCGGAGACGATGGCGTGCAAGCGGCCACGGATGTGGCGGTCACCGGCGGCACGTATTCCGTCGCGGCCACCGACGATGGCATGCACGCGGACGTCGCCTTGAGCGTCGACGACGGGACGATCGACATAGCCAAATCCGAAGAGGGGCTTGAGGGGTTCGCGGTCACCCTGGGCGGCGGCGCCACATCGGTTGTCTCAAGTGACGACGGAATCAATGCGGCGGGCGACGCCCCGGGCACCGAAACCGATAGCACGGACGAGGCCACCGACGAATCTACAAACGCCTCTTCAGACCCCGGCAGCGCGAGCTATTCCGATGTGTCCGCGCAGACCGTAGCAACCGAGGACTCCACCGGTGATTCCGCGAGTCAGCAGGCAACCGCCGATTCGTCGAACGGGCAGGTGCAGGCGGACGGGCAGGCGCAGGCGGACGGGCAGACGCCGGCAAATGGGCAAGGCGATGGCACGCCGCCTGCGGGGAGCGGCTCCGACAATGGCGCCGGCGGGGGGCAAGGCGGGCCCGGCGGTGGACCTGGTGGCGGCGGCGGTGATGAAGCGGACGGCGGACAGTCCTTGACCATCACCGGCGGAACTATCACCCTGCAAGTCGGCGGCGATGGGCTCGATTCGAACGGGTCCTTGAACATCACCGGGGGGACAACCACGATTTCGGGCCCGGCTGGTTCCGGGAACGGGGCACTCGACGCCAATGGTGATTTCACGGTGTCGGGTGGGACTCTGGTTGCCGCATGGTCCGGCGACATGTCGATCAGTCCGACGGGACAGGCGTTCGTGCAAATCTCGCTCGATTCGCAACAGGCCGCCGGATCCGAGATCGAGATAGTGGACGAGGCCGCCGCCACCGTTGCCTCCGTCACCCCGACGGAGGCTGTGAAGGCCGTATTCGTGTCGACCCCGGACATTGCGTCTGGGACGACGTATACGGCAAAGGTCGGTGACACCACTGTGGGTAGCGCATCCGCGTAAGCCATCGGTCGACCGCGTAATCGACCCCCGGTTTCGCGGCTGTTGGCCGATAGGGCACCGGCGCCGCAGGCGCGCAACGTGATCCGTGCAAGTTGCTGGCGGGATCGCGCTGCGCGCCTGTTCTTTGTTGCGCAGGCACCCTGGTAATTACGTGCGGCGGACCGGCCCACGACGCAAACTTGGTCGTGGTCTGCAATTTCCAGAAATGGATAGGGGAGAAAGTCCATTGATCTTGCTCATGATGCATGAAAAGCTGCCCGCGTGGAATCGGTAGTTGAGCACGAGCTGCGAGGGCGCATCATCGAGGAGGTTTTGTCGAATGCTGGTGCGAACGGCGGATTTCTACACCGTGATGAATTACTGAATTTCAGCGTCGACGGCCGCAAGTTCCCGCTCATCGACTTTTCACGTGGAATCCGCAACCCACGTGACTTTGCGTCAACATTTTCGGTTGTGCAGTCCGTCCACGGACCCTACGAAGATCTTGAATCCGAAGACGGGCTATTGCATTACGCATACGAGAAGGGGGATCCGTGGGGCGGATCGAACGTCAAGCTCCGCAATGCAATTGAAACCGGGGTCCCGCTTGTCTTGTTTCGGAAAGAGACCGTCGGGATCTACACGCCGATCGCTCCGGTGTACGTTGTGGACGAGTACCCAGAGGATCGTGTCTTTGTGATCGCGCTTGATGAGGCATTCCGTTTCATGGGCGACGTGCGGCAACTCACGCCACCCCAGCGGGACTATGCGCGGCGGTTGGCGAAGGTTCGGTTGCACCAGCCCGCCTTCCGGACGCGCGTTCTCACCGCATACCGCATTCGCTGCGCGATCTGCTCCCTTGCTCATGGATCGTTGCTCGATGCAGCCCATATAATCCCGGATTCTGAACCTGATGGGTCACCGACAGTTTCAAATGGCCTGGCGCTATGCAAGATCCATCATGCCGCTTACGACCAGGATCTCATTGGGGTATCTCCCGATCTACGCGTAGTTGTCGATGCCGAACTGTTAGCGGAGCGGGATGGGCCAATGCTCCTTCATGGTCTTCAGGAAATGCACGGCCGTTTGCTGACGACGCCTAGTAGATCGGTTCACCACCCTGACCGCGAAAAACTCGAATGGCGGTACAAACGATTCCTATCCTTTGCGTAGTTGGGAGGTACCGAGTCCTTAACATTGTCGGATGCGTGCCTACGGGGCGCACTTCGATAGCGAAATATCTTCCACAGGTTGCCCGCGCGGCGGGCCCGGGGCGCGGGCAACCTGACAGAATCGGTTTATGGAAGGCATCCTCGCGGCAGACTCGGGCCTCGTTCTTGGCATAGATGGTTTAGCGCGCCCTGGCTGGGCGGCGACCGACCCGCTCATGCGCGACTATTACGACCGTGAATGGGGAAACCCCGTGCGCGACGAGGCCGGCCTCTTCGAAAGACTATCCCTGGAGGTCTTTCAATCCGGGTTGGCATGGGCGACTATTCTGCGAAAGCGTGAGGCATTTCGCTCCGCGTTCCGCGGGTTCGCGCCCGACGCTGTGGCGGGGTTCGACGACCGCGACGTGGACCGCCTGCTTGCGGACTCGTCGATCGTGCGCAACCGCCGCAAGATAGAGGCGACAATAGCGAATGCACAGGCGACCGTGGCGTTGCGTGCGGAGGGCGGGTTATCGGCACTCATCTGGGGATTCGCTTCGCCGCAGCGGTACACGCCCCGCTCCGTGACGGAAATCCCCACCGAATCCCCGGAATCGGTGGCGCTCGCGAAGCAATTGCGTGACCACGGTTTCAGGCATGTTGGTCCCGTCACGATGTTCGCGCTCATGGAGGCGGTGGGCGTCGTAAATACCCACGTCGTTGGCTCGCATCGGCGCGCTTGCTGAAGCAGGCGCGAATCCGGTCCTTGGCGGTCCGCTTGCTGGGGTGAATCGTGGATACGTGTGTGGGACCATGGTGCGGTGCCAAATCGAGTGAGGGTTCCCAGGTGGTTGCTGTGGGTTGCCTTCATTGGTGCGGTCGCGGTCCAGCTCTATGGCTTGTACGCGCCTGACGCCCCGGGGCCCGACGCGGGAATACCCCATTTCGACAAGGTCGGTCACTTCTCGATTTTCGCCGCGGTCGCTGTTACGGGGACATGGCTCTGCTTCAGTTCCTGGTGGCTGGGTCTGGCATTGGTCATCCACGCGGGAGCCTCGGAAGTGCTCCAGACAGCTTTTCTTCCTCACCGCGCCGGGGATCCGGCGGACTTCGTAACGGACCTCATCGGCATCGCTGTCGGACTATGGGTGGGTCACCTCACCCGAAGAATGGTCGCCCCGCGCACCTCAGACTGCTAGCGCGGGGGCGCACGTCGTTGTGGCAATGCGACTCGGCGACGCCTTGCGGAGGTGGGGGGATTTTCGCGGGTTGTTCTCTCGGGTTGTTCTCGCGCGGTGCTTTCGTAGGGCGTTCTGTGGGGCCTTCTGTGGGGCGTTCCTCGAGAGCCTCCGCGCCGATACCAAGGTGTCTCGGACCACACCCCCACGGCCGCCCGCTTGGCAGCCGAATCGAAGAAAACGGACGCGTCCATGGGCGACGACGCTCATCGGCCGGAGCATGTGTATTAGACTGTTGTGGTTGCGCCTGTATCGATGCAAAATTCAGTGAAATTCGCCGGAGCGAACATCGAAACGCGGTGCCACAGGCAATCCATCATCCATAGCGCCGGTCGCGGCGCGTCAACCCGTTGGAGTACACCGAAGTGAAGAGCGCTGTCGAAACCCTTGAACCCACCAAGGTCAAGTTGACCGTTGAGGTCACCTACGACGAGCTCAAGCCGAGCATCGACGAGGCGTACAAGGTCATTGGCAACCAGATCCAGGTTCCCGGTTTCCGCAAGGGAAAGGTGCCCGCGCGCATCATTGACCAGCGCATCGGCCGCGGTGCGGTACTTGAGCAGGCCATCAATGAGTCGCTGGGCGGCTTCTACGGGGAAGCGGCACGCGACGCGAAGCTGCGTCCGCTGGGTCGCCCGGACGTGGAAATCACCCGCGTACCCGACACCGATGACCCCACCGGAGAACTCCACTTCACGGCCGAGGTCGAGGTTCGCCCCGAAATCGAACTTCCCGAGCTAGAGACGATCACCGTCACGGTCGGCGATATCGAGGTTGCCGACGAGGACGTCGAGCAGCGACTAACCTCGCTGCGCGAGCGCTTCGGCAGCCTAGTGGGAACCGATCGCCCGGCCGCCGACGGCGACTTTGTTGTCATCGACTTGGAAGCCAAGACCGATGACGAGGTCCTTGACACGGTCAAGGGTGTCAGCTACCAGATCGGCTCCAACACGATGCTTGACGGTCTAGATGAGGCGCTGGACGGGCTGTCTGCCGGCGAATCGACAACGTTC
This is a stretch of genomic DNA from Rarobacter incanus. It encodes these proteins:
- a CDS encoding Fpg/Nei family DNA glycosylase, yielding MPEGHTVHRLARVITELFRGSAPIASSPQGRFAGGAALISGRMCAGAEAYGKQLFVAFESADPLFMQVHLGLYGSWTFAGDGTVAVSHAIGAPRKRVGEKDTNLPAGVAFPPPPRGQVRVRLLGQHAVADLTGPAVCKVITDAERQAVIARLGPDPIRPDADPRRFFAAIDRRSTPIAVALMDQSVIAGVGNIYRAESLFRAGLDPHTPSRKVAAARVLALWSDLVETMRRGAATGTIVTTHDRDSAGGPFYVYRRQGLPCLVCGNAVRAEELAGRKLYWCPSCQRG
- the epsC gene encoding serine O-acetyltransferase EpsC encodes the protein MSRLGRILETIREDVDAVRRGDPAARTTAEIVLSYPGLHAVWGHRVAHALWRRPGGRLVGRLVSQLNRTLTGVEIHPGARIGRRLFIDHGMGVVIGETAQIGDDVVLFHGVTLGGRSMSRGKRHPTLGDCVVVGSGAKILGPVWIGDGSQIGANAVVVKDVPAGTVAIGVPAKTRAARRRTAGEPLEDPALLVEYVI
- the cysK gene encoding cysteine synthase A, whose protein sequence is MSRIFDNATELVGNTPLVRLNKLADGIDANVLAKLEFYNPANSVKDRIGVAIVDAAEESGALKPGGTIVEGTSGNTGIALAWVGAARGYNVVITMPESMSKERRALLRAFGAELILTPASEGMKGAVAAAEKVASERPGAILASQFANPANPAIHRKTTGEEIWNDTDGKVDILVAGIGTGGTITGAGEALKAHNPDIKIVAVEPAESPLLSEGQAGPHKIQGIGANFVPEVLDTNIYDEVIAVPSQVAIDTAKQTAAAEGLLVGISSGAAIRAGLDVAARPENAGKNVVVIVPDFGERYLSTPLFEGLSD
- a CDS encoding DUF4956 domain-containing protein; translated protein: MATLTMIAADIVAITVLTFAMYFRRHRRRDLVVAFLGVNIGVLAVAIELGQTSVGMGLGLGLFGVLSIIRLRSTEISQREVAYYFSALALGLIAGLTTAVNPVTLALMAAIVAVMWIGDSPKMLRGYRSQVVVLDHVYSGRTRIAAALEELLDADIEDFTVQKTDTVNDSMIVEVRYRTRPEPARGSLSDPEEAALARLAGRPGEVAR
- a CDS encoding polyphosphate polymerase domain-containing protein, which gives rise to MNSSIISDLAKDLPLIGLDQLPPEAALLSRIDRKYVMEHDRAIDLLRAAQRRANQQAATYGSIVAGAQAIARYQSLYFDTQDRASYQGAAARRRRRFKVRTRSYLDTGTSFLEVKTRQNRAGSVKTRIPIAFAPGMHQLTAVERNFVDERLQDARITATDVGALAPVISTRYDRLSLLQPDGASRVTIDTDLQWGAGGQITTAGGLVVVETKSTTGRSEFDRLLWERRIRPTKISKFGTGCALMWPELPGNAWARVVRTINGGK
- a CDS encoding carbohydrate-binding domain-containing protein, yielding MATKLKKTRRRVGIAAGAAAALIALAACGSGTSGTTNAATSTPAAQTVAAGQTAAELIAANADVNVVDSSAWDGATPTEVSLSGTNATVTGDNATSVSTSSDGVTTISAAGVYRLGGDSSGRVVIDARDEATVILILDNVTIDTDLGPAIQVDSADAVALVTAANSQNTLSDASSYEEDADANAAVYSQADLTIAGTGELTVNGRGNDGISSRDDLVIASGTLTVTAADDALVGKDAVKIVDGTITLNATGDGIKSSQDEDDTKGFVWLAGGSVSVTAGDDGVQAATDVAVTGGTYSVAATDDGMHADVALSVDDGTIDIAKSEEGLEGFAVTLGGGATSVVSSDDGINAAGDAPGTETDSTDEATDESTNASSDPGSASYSDVSAQTVATEDSTGDSASQQATADSSNGQVQADGQAQADGQTPANGQGDGTPPAGSGSDNGAGGGQGGPGGGPGGGGGDEADGGQSLTITGGTITLQVGGDGLDSNGSLNITGGTTTISGPAGSGNGALDANGDFTVSGGTLVAAWSGDMSISPTGQAFVQISLDSQQAAGSEIEIVDEAAATVASVTPTEAVKAVFVSTPDIASGTTYTAKVGDTTVGSASA
- a CDS encoding HNH endonuclease; this encodes MESVVEHELRGRIIEEVLSNAGANGGFLHRDELLNFSVDGRKFPLIDFSRGIRNPRDFASTFSVVQSVHGPYEDLESEDGLLHYAYEKGDPWGGSNVKLRNAIETGVPLVLFRKETVGIYTPIAPVYVVDEYPEDRVFVIALDEAFRFMGDVRQLTPPQRDYARRLAKVRLHQPAFRTRVLTAYRIRCAICSLAHGSLLDAAHIIPDSEPDGSPTVSNGLALCKIHHAAYDQDLIGVSPDLRVVVDAELLAERDGPMLLHGLQEMHGRLLTTPSRSVHHPDREKLEWRYKRFLSFA
- a CDS encoding DNA-3-methyladenine glycosylase I, which codes for MEGILAADSGLVLGIDGLARPGWAATDPLMRDYYDREWGNPVRDEAGLFERLSLEVFQSGLAWATILRKREAFRSAFRGFAPDAVAGFDDRDVDRLLADSSIVRNRRKIEATIANAQATVALRAEGGLSALIWGFASPQRYTPRSVTEIPTESPESVALAKQLRDHGFRHVGPVTMFALMEAVGVVNTHVVGSHRRAC
- a CDS encoding VanZ family protein produces the protein MRVPRWLLWVAFIGAVAVQLYGLYAPDAPGPDAGIPHFDKVGHFSIFAAVAVTGTWLCFSSWWLGLALVIHAGASEVLQTAFLPHRAGDPADFVTDLIGIAVGLWVGHLTRRMVAPRTSDC